One window of Doryrhamphus excisus isolate RoL2022-K1 chromosome 13, RoL_Dexc_1.0, whole genome shotgun sequence genomic DNA carries:
- the lbh gene encoding protein LBH: protein MTEVMINSTPMDDMRLSPTKDRLSFQIFPDPSDFERCCKLKDRLPSIVVEPTEGEVESGELRWPPEEFLVSVEDDDDEEEQNGIIQNGQATPTSQR from the exons ATGACTGAGGTGATGATCAACAGCACTCCCATGGACGACATGAGGCTCAGTCCCACCAAGGACAGGCTCTCCTTCCAG ATATTCCCCGACCCATCCGACTTTGAGCGCTGCTGCAAGCTCAAAGACCGCCTGCCGTCTATCGTGGTGGAGCCCACTGAGGGCGAGGTCGAGAGCGGGGAGCTCCGCTGGCCTCCGGAGGAGTTTCTGGTTAGCGTGGAAGATGACGATGACGAAGAAGAACAAAACGGCATCATCCAAAACGGACAAGCTACCCCGACATCCCAGCGCTAG